The following proteins are encoded in a genomic region of Rhodopirellula islandica:
- a CDS encoding UDP-glucose 6-dehydrogenase, whose protein sequence is MTATASAPASEHPAIGPVTKICCIGAGYVGGPTMAMIAHQCHDIEVKVVDINAARIAQWNSDELPIYEPGLDDIVRGRRDQNLIFTTEVDEAIRDADMIFISVNTPTKTFGVGAGRAANLEFIEKCARKIAEVSVGHKIVVEKSTLPVRTAEAVKAILAEATSGATFDVLSNPEFLAEGTAIDDLLSPDRVLIGGESDAAVQALVEVYSQWVPRERVLTTNLWSSELSKLTANAFLAQRVSSINSISALCEATEADVDEVAMAIGMDSRIGPKFLKASVGFGGSCFQKDILNLVYLCEYFGLPEVADYWQQVVTMNDYQKRRFVHRMVRTMFNTVSDKKIAVWGFAFKKDTNDTRESAAIYVCRDLLLEKARLSIYDPQVTKAQVVADLEAVFRNGDQEISAASRQLIENNIEVVSDAESAANSAHAIAVLTEWDEFVTADFKKIREGMQKPAFIFDGRNTLKGLGLEEMGFDYQGIGFRR, encoded by the coding sequence ATGACTGCTACCGCCTCTGCCCCCGCTTCGGAGCATCCTGCAATCGGTCCGGTTACGAAAATCTGCTGCATTGGTGCGGGATATGTGGGCGGTCCCACAATGGCCATGATCGCTCACCAGTGTCACGACATCGAAGTCAAAGTGGTGGACATCAATGCGGCTCGGATCGCGCAGTGGAACAGCGATGAGTTGCCGATCTATGAGCCCGGTCTCGATGACATCGTGAGAGGCCGTCGTGACCAGAATCTGATTTTCACGACGGAAGTCGATGAGGCGATTCGCGACGCTGACATGATCTTCATTTCGGTCAACACGCCGACCAAGACGTTTGGAGTGGGTGCCGGCCGCGCTGCCAATTTGGAGTTCATTGAAAAGTGCGCTCGAAAAATTGCCGAGGTTTCCGTGGGGCATAAAATCGTCGTTGAAAAGTCGACATTGCCCGTCCGGACCGCGGAAGCTGTCAAGGCGATCCTCGCGGAAGCGACCAGTGGCGCAACGTTTGACGTGCTGTCCAACCCCGAATTTTTGGCGGAAGGGACCGCAATCGATGATTTGCTGTCGCCCGATCGTGTTTTGATTGGTGGGGAAAGCGATGCTGCCGTGCAAGCTCTCGTGGAGGTTTACTCCCAGTGGGTGCCTCGCGAGAGAGTGCTGACAACGAATTTGTGGAGCAGCGAGTTGTCCAAGTTGACCGCCAACGCTTTCTTGGCTCAGCGAGTGTCTTCGATCAATTCGATCTCGGCACTTTGCGAGGCCACTGAGGCAGACGTGGACGAAGTTGCGATGGCGATCGGGATGGATTCGCGGATTGGTCCCAAGTTCTTGAAGGCATCGGTGGGCTTTGGGGGCTCGTGCTTTCAGAAGGACATTCTGAATCTCGTTTACCTCTGCGAGTACTTTGGGTTGCCCGAAGTGGCCGATTATTGGCAGCAAGTCGTGACGATGAACGACTACCAAAAGCGACGCTTTGTCCACCGCATGGTGCGGACGATGTTCAACACGGTGTCGGACAAGAAGATCGCCGTTTGGGGATTCGCGTTCAAAAAAGACACCAATGACACCCGTGAATCAGCGGCGATCTACGTTTGTCGCGATCTGTTGTTGGAAAAGGCTCGGTTGTCGATCTACGACCCGCAAGTCACCAAGGCGCAAGTTGTGGCGGACTTGGAAGCGGTTTTCCGGAATGGTGATCAAGAGATCAGTGCTGCCTCGCGTCAGTTGATCGAAAACAACATCGAAGTGGTCTCGGATGCCGAATCCGCCGCCAATTCCGCACACGCAATCGCGGTCCTGACGGAATGGGATGAGTTCGTCACGGCGGATTTCAAGAAAATCCGGGAAGGAATGCAGAAGCCGGCCTTCATCTTCGACGGTCGGAACACGCTGAAGGGGCTGGGGCTTGAGGAGATGGGGTTTGATTACCAAGGCATCGGATTCCGACGCTGA
- a CDS encoding esterase/lipase family protein produces the protein MLCCTSSGCITSRYLENRSIRENALTNSLHLLRWRGPEISVRTQSTLRRYGLIETYQDDSQICLHRLQALNAQNPDTELAYALSELSYVEGKIADRDGRSSDAMNYYGIALTTSYRYLFGNQLGEVRNQYDPQFRAVCDLYNESLEDLLRLLCAENRLRPGQTYTIQTANQKFVIRAEMRGAWQEDEFDHYEFVSDYDIKTLNNRHTTYGLGVPLIAVRKPRGEGHPEEKYYPEGLSYAVTALLRCSTEPSKGRGGTGTTGGLANVGDLASVQQVSHTASQANEFGAADENVVCVLEFFDPLRANQIQLANDWVPLETDLTTPLAFFLDSEEYRKRDRATEGLLDPDDAQEKRGLYMLEPYDPNRIPVLMVHGLWSSPLTWMDMFNDLRSFPEIRERYQFWFYLYPSGQPFWISATQLRGDLFAMRQTFDPAGQDRAIDHTVLVGHSMGGLVSRMQTIDSGDDFWNLVSDKPKEKLRGPPQDIHKLVSSLEFRPNQSVGRVITIGTPHRGSNLANTTTRWLAGKVIKLPRMAVSTSTRLTRANPGFFRDTRLLTEANAVDSLAPDSPIFPVMLRAKRSSHVKYHNIIGVLDDPPLLAGRHHRGDGVVEYSSATMEDTQSELVVDATHTKLHMTGKAIFEVRRILLDHLEEVDSEDRLAWAPQSSTPLMSDGASGMITDVAPNLSGGRPSVYQLMSSPPSESSRR, from the coding sequence GGCTGATTGAGACGTATCAAGACGACAGCCAGATCTGTCTGCACCGGTTGCAGGCACTCAACGCCCAGAACCCCGACACGGAATTGGCGTATGCCTTGTCCGAGTTGTCTTATGTCGAGGGCAAGATTGCCGATCGCGACGGGCGTTCCAGCGATGCAATGAATTATTACGGCATCGCGCTGACGACCAGCTACCGCTATTTGTTCGGCAACCAGTTGGGTGAGGTTCGCAATCAATACGACCCTCAATTTCGAGCCGTTTGCGATTTGTACAACGAGTCGTTGGAGGACCTGCTGCGTCTGTTGTGCGCTGAAAATCGCTTGCGCCCTGGCCAGACTTACACGATTCAAACGGCGAATCAAAAGTTCGTGATTCGCGCCGAGATGCGTGGTGCCTGGCAGGAAGACGAATTTGATCACTACGAATTTGTGAGTGATTACGACATCAAAACGCTGAACAATCGGCACACCACGTACGGTCTCGGTGTGCCGTTGATCGCTGTGCGGAAACCACGTGGCGAAGGCCATCCCGAAGAAAAGTACTATCCCGAAGGTTTGAGTTACGCGGTGACAGCGCTGCTGCGCTGTTCCACCGAACCATCGAAGGGGCGTGGCGGAACGGGAACAACCGGTGGCCTGGCGAACGTTGGTGATTTGGCTTCGGTGCAACAGGTGTCGCATACCGCCTCGCAAGCCAACGAGTTTGGTGCTGCGGATGAAAACGTGGTTTGCGTGTTGGAGTTCTTTGACCCGTTGCGAGCGAACCAGATTCAATTGGCCAATGATTGGGTGCCACTGGAAACCGATCTGACCACCCCGTTGGCGTTCTTCCTCGACAGTGAAGAGTATCGCAAGCGAGATCGAGCGACCGAAGGGTTGCTCGATCCAGACGACGCACAAGAGAAGCGTGGTCTGTACATGTTGGAACCGTACGATCCCAACCGGATCCCGGTGTTGATGGTGCACGGGCTTTGGTCCAGCCCGTTGACGTGGATGGACATGTTCAATGACCTGCGAAGCTTTCCAGAAATTCGTGAACGCTATCAATTCTGGTTCTATCTGTATCCCTCTGGGCAACCGTTCTGGATCAGTGCGACTCAGTTGCGCGGCGATCTGTTTGCGATGCGTCAAACGTTTGACCCTGCGGGCCAGGATCGGGCGATTGATCACACCGTCTTGGTGGGACACAGCATGGGCGGGTTGGTCAGTCGCATGCAGACGATCGACAGTGGCGATGACTTTTGGAATCTGGTCAGTGACAAACCCAAAGAGAAGCTTCGAGGTCCGCCGCAGGACATTCATAAACTTGTCAGCTCCTTGGAGTTTCGCCCGAACCAATCCGTTGGTCGGGTGATCACGATTGGAACGCCGCATCGAGGCAGCAACCTTGCCAACACCACCACGCGTTGGTTGGCCGGCAAGGTCATCAAATTGCCACGCATGGCGGTTTCAACCAGCACTCGTTTGACACGCGCCAACCCAGGATTCTTTCGTGACACGCGGTTGCTCACAGAAGCCAATGCGGTGGACTCGTTGGCTCCGGATTCACCGATCTTCCCCGTGATGTTGCGGGCGAAGCGATCGTCGCATGTGAAGTACCACAACATCATCGGTGTGTTGGACGATCCGCCGCTGTTGGCGGGACGGCATCACCGAGGGGATGGGGTGGTGGAATACTCCAGCGCGACGATGGAAGACACGCAAAGTGAGCTGGTGGTCGATGCGACGCACACCAAGTTGCATATGACGGGCAAAGCCATCTTCGAAGTGCGACGGATTCTGCTGGATCACCTCGAGGAGGTCGATTCCGAAGACCGCTTGGCTTGGGCACCTCAGTCCTCGACACCGTTGATGAGCGATGGAGCTTCGGGGATGATCACCGATGTAGCCCCCAATCTCTCCGGCGGGCGTCCGTCGGTCTATCAGCTGATGAGCAGCCCACCGAGCGAATCGTCTCGGCGGTAG
- a CDS encoding RNA polymerase sigma factor, which yields MKTVSLAMLSNEALADAYLGRDARMDSAFTELFRRHRDLVYRVCVRWLGHHQDAEDLTQETFRRVAASIQSWDRTRPIEPWLTTIAGNRCRTFLAKQRTKPRLSGIDDSHVAIAGVDSPANGIQATQSLRDAMESLGASPRRAFELVHFDGMSYDQAARVMGHPAGTIKTWVHRARLQVINRVRESGGVT from the coding sequence ATGAAAACAGTTTCGCTCGCGATGTTGTCCAACGAAGCCTTGGCGGATGCCTATCTGGGGCGTGATGCCCGGATGGATTCTGCTTTCACCGAGCTGTTTCGCCGTCATCGCGACTTGGTGTATCGCGTGTGTGTTCGCTGGTTGGGACATCATCAAGACGCCGAGGACCTGACGCAGGAAACGTTCCGCCGCGTTGCCGCGTCGATTCAGTCATGGGATCGAACCCGACCGATTGAACCTTGGTTGACCACGATCGCCGGCAACCGATGCCGGACTTTTTTGGCAAAGCAGCGAACCAAACCCCGGTTGTCGGGAATTGATGATTCGCACGTGGCCATCGCTGGAGTGGATTCCCCGGCCAACGGCATTCAAGCGACCCAGTCGCTTCGCGACGCGATGGAGTCCTTGGGCGCTTCGCCTCGGCGAGCGTTTGAATTGGTCCACTTTGACGGGATGTCTTACGATCAAGCTGCTCGCGTGATGGGCCATCCCGCGGGGACGATCAAGACTTGGGTGCACCGAGCGCGACTGCAGGTGATCAACCGCGTTCGCGAATCAGGAGGTGTCACGTGA
- a CDS encoding FHA domain-containing protein: protein MQVRLRVQSGSHEGKEIEVSDKRFLIGRSESCQLRPKSESVSRRHCILAIKDGRVLVQDLKSRNGTFVNDKRLPADKAKVLKDGDNLRVGKLMFSLVIEHGLQAAKKPEVKSVADAAERTKESSSDDSRFEDVDVDCWLDEADAIDRVRKQTDPDTRQFRLDDKEGEQSDDLSVDGTVMIEDVPGKKQNDDTRMSSDDDTSTGSRVIPPKSKPGKLPEGAKKALKENSRDAADDALKRFFSGR, encoded by the coding sequence ATGCAAGTTAGACTGCGAGTCCAATCGGGCAGCCACGAAGGCAAAGAGATCGAGGTCTCCGACAAGAGATTCTTGATTGGACGTAGTGAATCTTGTCAGCTTCGTCCGAAGAGCGAGTCGGTCAGCCGCCGGCATTGCATCTTGGCGATCAAAGATGGCCGCGTCCTGGTTCAGGACCTGAAAAGCCGCAATGGAACGTTCGTCAACGACAAACGTTTGCCAGCGGACAAAGCCAAGGTCCTGAAGGACGGCGACAACCTGCGTGTTGGCAAGTTGATGTTTTCGCTTGTCATCGAGCACGGTTTGCAGGCTGCGAAAAAGCCCGAGGTCAAAAGCGTTGCTGACGCAGCGGAGCGAACCAAGGAGAGTTCGAGCGACGACAGTCGCTTCGAAGATGTCGATGTCGATTGCTGGTTGGACGAAGCGGACGCAATTGATCGCGTTCGTAAACAAACCGACCCGGACACCCGCCAGTTTCGCCTGGATGACAAAGAGGGTGAGCAAAGCGACGATTTGTCCGTCGATGGCACGGTGATGATCGAAGACGTGCCTGGAAAGAAGCAGAACGATGACACTCGCATGTCGTCCGACGATGACACCAGCACGGGCTCGCGAGTCATTCCCCCCAAGAGCAAGCCTGGCAAGCTGCCAGAAGGGGCCAAGAAAGCACTCAAAGAGAATTCGCGAGACGCTGCCGACGATGCTTTGAAGCGTTTCTTTAGCGGCCGTTAA